The following proteins are encoded in a genomic region of Cricetulus griseus strain 17A/GY chromosome 7, alternate assembly CriGri-PICRH-1.0, whole genome shotgun sequence:
- the Mrps23 gene encoding 28S ribosomal protein S23, mitochondrial isoform X1 has product MAGSRLETIGSVFTRTRNLMRAGVLKEKPLWFDVYEAFPPLREPVFRRPRLRYGKAKADIQDIFYREDQIRAKFFSAYGSGQKAFDLFNPNFKSTCQRFVEKYMELQDLGETDEEELFVKTGKALLAEGVILRRVKEARTVNVRPQVPLEGNQPQEDAQKQPAQEQQEPGMAVPSSRDPSVH; this is encoded by the exons ATGGCGGGGAGCCGGCTGGAGACGATTGGGAGCGTGTTTACCCG GACGAGGAATCTGATGCGTGCTGGAGTGTTGAAGGAGAAGCCGCTGTGGTTTGACGTATATGAGGCCTTTCCGCCGCTGAGAGAGCCTGTCTTCCGAAGGCCCCGTTTGCGATATGGCAAAGCCAAAGCCGACATCCAGGACATCTTTTACCGGGAAGATCAGATTCGAGC GAAATTCTTTTCTGCCTATGGATCTGGTCAGAAAGCTTTTGATTTGTTCAACCCAAACTTCAAGTCTACCTGTCAGCG GTTTGTGGAGAAGTACATGGAGCTGCAGGATCTGGGAGAGACAGATGAGGAAGAGTTATTTGTGAAGACGGGGAAGGCTTTGCTGGCAGAAGGTGTCATTTTAAGACGAGTAAAAGAAGCAAGGACT GTCAATGTCAGACCCCAAGTTCCGTTGGAAGGAAACCAGCCTCAGGAAGATGCCCAGAAGCAGCCtgcacaggagcagcaggagccaGGGATGGCCGTACCCTCTTCCAGAGACCCTTCTGTGCACTGA
- the Mrps23 gene encoding 28S ribosomal protein S23, mitochondrial isoform X2 — MAGSRLETIGSVFTRTRNLMRAGVLKEKPLWFDVYEAFPPLREPVFRRPRLRYGKAKADIQDIFYREDQIRAKFFSAYGSGQKAFDLFNPNFKSTCQRSMSDPKFRWKETSLRKMPRSSLHRSSRSQGWPYPLPETLLCTEHAHHLGHC, encoded by the exons ATGGCGGGGAGCCGGCTGGAGACGATTGGGAGCGTGTTTACCCG GACGAGGAATCTGATGCGTGCTGGAGTGTTGAAGGAGAAGCCGCTGTGGTTTGACGTATATGAGGCCTTTCCGCCGCTGAGAGAGCCTGTCTTCCGAAGGCCCCGTTTGCGATATGGCAAAGCCAAAGCCGACATCCAGGACATCTTTTACCGGGAAGATCAGATTCGAGC GAAATTCTTTTCTGCCTATGGATCTGGTCAGAAAGCTTTTGATTTGTTCAACCCAAACTTCAAGTCTACCTGTCAGCG GTCAATGTCAGACCCCAAGTTCCGTTGGAAGGAAACCAGCCTCAGGAAGATGCCCAGAAGCAGCCtgcacaggagcagcaggagccaGGGATGGCCGTACCCTCTTCCAGAGACCCTTCTGTGCACTGAGCATGCTCACCACCTGGGACACTGCTGA